In Sphingobacteriaceae bacterium, the following proteins share a genomic window:
- a CDS encoding 30S ribosomal protein S20 produces MANHKSSIKRIRSNDAKRTENRYYAKTTRTAVKALRTATSKKDAEALLPKVSGMLDKLAKKNVIHKNKAGNMKSKLAKKVATLK; encoded by the coding sequence ATGGCAAACCATAAATCATCAATTAAACGCATTCGCTCTAACGACGCTAAACGTACAGAGAACCGTTATTACGCAAAAACTACTCGTACTGCTGTAAAAGCTTTACGTACAGCTACTTCTAAAAAAGATGCAGAAGCTTTATTACCTAAAGTATCGGGTATGTTAGATAAATTGGCTAAAAAGAACGTTATCCACAAAAACAAAGCGGGTAACATGAAATCTAAACTTGCTAAGAAAGTTGCTACTTTAAAATAA
- the grpE gene encoding nucleotide exchange factor GrpE, with protein MQNQEHNINDEQPENDSASNNTDNTTENSTVTDEKTVSEDPESKIKDLNDKYLRLYSEFDNYRKRTIKEKSDIIKTAAEDVFKAILPIMDDFERAMKANETVSDAGAIKEGIQLIYNKLKNSTVQKGLTAFESKGESFDPDVMEAITHIPASDDSQKGKVIDEVEKGYKLGDKVIRFAKVVIAQ; from the coding sequence ATGCAAAATCAAGAACATAACATTAACGACGAACAACCGGAGAACGATTCAGCGTCTAACAACACTGACAATACGACTGAAAATAGCACTGTAACTGACGAAAAAACAGTTTCTGAGGATCCAGAATCAAAAATTAAAGATCTTAACGATAAATACCTTCGACTCTATTCTGAATTCGATAATTACCGCAAGCGCACCATTAAAGAAAAATCAGACATCATAAAAACAGCAGCTGAAGACGTTTTTAAAGCTATTCTACCCATCATGGATGATTTTGAAAGGGCTATGAAGGCAAATGAAACTGTGAGCGATGCAGGGGCAATTAAAGAAGGAATTCAATTGATTTATAACAAACTGAAAAATTCAACAGTCCAAAAAGGATTAACTGCTTTTGAAAGCAAAGGAGAATCTTTTGATCCGGACGTAATGGAAGCAATTACACACATTCCTGCGAGCGATGATTCACAAAAAGGAAAAGTAATTGATGAAGTTGAGAAAGGCTATAAACTTGGCGATAAAGTTATTCGCTTTGCAAAAGTTGTTATTGCTCAGTAA
- the dnaJ gene encoding molecular chaperone DnaJ, with product MSKRDYYEVLGLAKNASEEEIKKAYRKLAIKFHPDKNPDDKAAEEKFKEAAEAYEILSNPEKRQRYNQFGHAGVGGASGGGFGGGGMNMDDIFSQFGDIFGGAFGGGGFGGGRSSGRRVTRGTNLRVKVKLTLKDISDGVEKKIKVNKHVSCKTCSGSGAKNGQFETCKSCNGSGAITRVQQTILGAMQTQTTCGTCNGEGRIVKDKCNTCHGDGIVREEEVISINIPAGVAEGMQLSMQGKGNAAPRGGINGDLLIVIEEEEHPYLKREGNHLIYYLNIGFPDAALGTTVEIPTVDAKAKIKVDAGTQSGKVLRLKGKGLPDVNSYGRGDLLVEISIYTPTHLSPEEKKTLEEMKTSKNFEPNPSKKEKGFFDRMKEYFD from the coding sequence ATGTCTAAAAGAGACTATTACGAAGTATTAGGTCTTGCGAAGAACGCAAGTGAAGAAGAAATAAAAAAAGCTTATCGTAAGCTTGCAATTAAATTTCATCCCGATAAAAATCCTGACGATAAAGCCGCTGAAGAAAAGTTTAAAGAAGCAGCTGAAGCTTATGAAATATTAAGCAACCCTGAAAAACGTCAGCGTTACAATCAATTTGGGCACGCTGGTGTTGGAGGAGCTTCTGGTGGCGGTTTTGGCGGTGGCGGAATGAACATGGATGATATCTTCAGCCAGTTTGGGGATATTTTTGGTGGAGCTTTTGGTGGTGGTGGTTTTGGAGGAGGAAGATCCAGTGGCCGTCGGGTAACCCGCGGGACTAATCTGCGTGTGAAAGTTAAACTCACGTTAAAAGATATTTCCGATGGCGTTGAGAAAAAAATAAAAGTCAATAAACATGTGAGTTGCAAAACATGCAGTGGTAGTGGTGCGAAAAACGGTCAATTTGAAACGTGTAAATCCTGCAATGGAAGCGGCGCTATAACACGCGTGCAGCAAACCATTCTGGGGGCTATGCAAACACAAACAACCTGTGGCACTTGTAATGGTGAAGGCAGAATTGTAAAAGATAAATGCAACACTTGTCACGGTGACGGTATAGTAAGGGAAGAAGAAGTAATTAGCATTAATATTCCAGCAGGCGTTGCAGAAGGTATGCAATTGAGTATGCAGGGAAAAGGAAACGCTGCTCCACGTGGTGGAATAAACGGCGATCTTCTAATTGTTATTGAAGAAGAAGAACATCCTTATTTAAAACGTGAGGGCAACCATTTGATTTATTACCTGAACATTGGTTTTCCGGATGCTGCATTAGGAACCACGGTTGAAATACCCACTGTGGATGCAAAAGCGAAAATTAAAGTTGACGCAGGAACACAGAGTGGAAAAGTATTACGCCTAAAAGGCAAAGGGCTTCCGGATGTGAATTCTTATGGTCGTGGTGATCTTTTAGTGGAAATAAGTATCTACACGCCAACACATTTAAGTCCTGAGGAAAAAAAGACCTTAGAGGAAATGAAAACGTCTAAAAACTTTGAACCGAATCCCAGTAAAAAAGAGAAGGGATTTTTTGACCGAATGAAGGAGTATTTTGATTAA
- the murA gene encoding UDP-N-acetylglucosamine 1-carboxyvinyltransferase, producing the protein MAIFEVQGGHKLKGDIIPQGAKNEALQVICAVLLTKEKVVIGNIPNIVDINKLIELLHELGVKVEKTGHEEYTFQADNVNVDYLVSPDFKKKGGGLRGSMMIVGPMLTRFGKAYMPKPGGDKIGRRRVDTHFMGFEALGAKFNYQQENEIFEVEGKNLKGAYMLLDEASVTGTANIVMAAVLAEGITTIYNAACEPYLQQLCKMLNRMGAKIGGVGSNLLTIEGVKELKGTTHRLLPDMIEIGSFIGMAAVTQSEVTIKDVSYDNLGIIPTIFGRLGIQLERRGDDIFIPEQESYEIDTFIDGSILTVSDAIWPGFTPDLISIALVTAIQARGNVLIHQKMFESRLFFVDKLIDMGAKIILSDPHRAVVMGMDRKVQLRAIQMASPDIRAGVALLIAAMSAKGKSTIFNINQIDRGYQNIDGRLNAIGAQILRKSS; encoded by the coding sequence ATGGCAATATTTGAAGTACAAGGTGGGCATAAATTAAAAGGCGATATTATTCCACAGGGCGCTAAAAACGAGGCTTTACAAGTTATTTGCGCGGTTCTGTTAACTAAAGAAAAAGTTGTAATCGGAAATATTCCGAATATTGTTGATATAAATAAGCTTATTGAGCTTTTGCATGAACTCGGTGTAAAGGTTGAAAAAACCGGCCATGAAGAATATACTTTTCAGGCTGATAATGTTAATGTTGATTACCTCGTGTCGCCTGATTTTAAAAAGAAAGGTGGCGGATTAAGAGGAAGTATGATGATTGTTGGGCCTATGTTGACGCGCTTTGGAAAGGCTTATATGCCAAAACCAGGTGGAGATAAGATTGGGCGCCGCCGCGTGGATACGCATTTTATGGGCTTTGAGGCTTTAGGTGCCAAATTCAACTACCAACAAGAGAACGAAATTTTTGAAGTAGAAGGAAAGAATCTTAAAGGGGCGTATATGTTGCTGGATGAAGCATCAGTTACCGGCACAGCGAATATTGTAATGGCAGCGGTTCTTGCTGAAGGCATTACAACCATATACAACGCAGCCTGCGAGCCTTATCTGCAACAGCTTTGTAAGATGCTTAACCGAATGGGTGCAAAAATTGGTGGCGTTGGTTCAAATTTATTGACGATTGAAGGTGTGAAAGAACTTAAAGGAACAACGCACCGTTTACTTCCTGATATGATTGAGATTGGCTCCTTTATTGGAATGGCGGCCGTAACGCAATCGGAAGTTACTATTAAAGATGTGAGCTACGACAATCTTGGGATTATCCCTACTATTTTTGGCAGACTTGGAATTCAGCTCGAACGCAGAGGTGATGATATTTTTATTCCAGAACAAGAAAGCTATGAAATTGATACTTTTATTGATGGTTCGATACTTACTGTAAGTGATGCCATTTGGCCAGGCTTTACACCCGATCTTATAAGTATTGCACTTGTTACAGCTATACAGGCAAGAGGGAATGTTCTTATTCATCAAAAAATGTTCGAGAGCCGCTTGTTTTTCGTAGATAAGCTTATTGATATGGGAGCTAAAATTATTTTGAGTGATCCACATCGCGCTGTAGTTATGGGAATGGACCGCAAAGTGCAGCTTCGTGCTATTCAAATGGCCAGTCCCGACATTCGAGCTGGCGTGGCTTTACTTATCGCGGCCATGAGTGCAAAAGGCAAAAGTACAATCTTTAATATCAACCAAATTGACAGAGGTTATCAAAACATCGATGGTCGTTTAAACGCCATTGGTGCACAAATCCTTCGAAAATCATCATGA
- a CDS encoding alkyl hydroperoxide reductase — MKYITPLFFAALLVIAVSFKCKDHGTESYDTSGIQSEPAVGLNLGNLAPELSYTNPEGMVMSLSSLRGKLVLIDFWASWCGPCRMENPSLVNAYSLYKDKTFKGGDGFTIYSVSLDGNADAWKRAIVKDGLIWSNHVSDLMGWGSEAAAKYRINSIPGNFLINEKGIIINKNLRGEDLITALDKLIIK, encoded by the coding sequence ATGAAATATATAACACCTTTGTTTTTTGCCGCTTTGTTGGTTATTGCAGTTTCTTTTAAATGCAAGGACCATGGAACAGAGTCGTACGACACATCGGGTATACAATCTGAGCCCGCAGTGGGCTTAAATCTTGGAAACCTGGCTCCAGAACTTTCTTACACGAATCCCGAGGGAATGGTAATGAGTCTCTCTTCATTGCGCGGAAAACTTGTCCTCATCGATTTTTGGGCAAGCTGGTGCGGGCCTTGCAGGATGGAGAATCCGTCATTGGTTAATGCTTATTCACTTTATAAGGACAAGACATTTAAAGGAGGGGATGGATTTACAATTTACAGTGTTTCTCTGGATGGAAACGCTGATGCCTGGAAAAGAGCTATTGTTAAAGATGGTTTGATCTGGTCAAATCATGTGAGTGATCTAATGGGCTGGGGCAGTGAGGCTGCTGCCAAATACCGCATCAACAGTATTCCCGGAAATTTTTTAATAAACGAAAAAGGAATTATAATTAATAAAAATTTGCGTGGTGAAGATTTGATTACCGCCCTTGATAAATTAATTATCAAATAA
- a CDS encoding two-component system response regulator produces the protein MSEQPTINVLYVDDEENNLLAFKASFRRHFTVFTAISADEGKKVLADNEIHVLITDQRMPGTLGTELLAQAVKDYPDQIRILLTGFSDIEAIKDAINRGQIYHYLQKPWNDENLKETIENAFKVYHLKKKQKELSEQLLTTNEQLEFMLRQKLLS, from the coding sequence ATGAGCGAGCAACCTACTATCAATGTGCTTTATGTTGACGACGAAGAAAATAATCTTTTAGCTTTTAAAGCTTCTTTTAGGCGACATTTTACAGTGTTTACGGCCATTTCAGCGGACGAAGGAAAAAAAGTGCTCGCTGACAATGAGATACATGTTCTTATTACAGACCAGCGCATGCCAGGTACTCTTGGTACCGAATTACTTGCGCAAGCGGTAAAGGACTATCCTGATCAAATAAGAATTTTACTTACCGGTTTTTCTGACATAGAGGCAATAAAAGATGCAATTAACCGTGGGCAGATTTACCATTACCTGCAGAAACCCTGGAACGATGAAAATCTAAAGGAAACCATTGAAAACGCCTTTAAAGTCTACCATTTAAAGAAAAAACAAAAAGAGTTAAGTGAACAACTTTTGACTACAAATGAGCAACTGGAGTTTATGTTGAGACAAAAGTTATTATCCTAA
- a CDS encoding MFS transporter: protein MNLIEKDNPKIIRAWTFYDWANSVFPLVITSAIFPNFYDYVTTHRGKEFIGHTVTFFGKQVENTTIYSFVYAFALSIVVLIAPILSGIADYLGNKKRFLQFFCYLGAISCMCLFFFSLEHLELSFVPFITATIGFWGSLVYYNSYLPEIASVENQDKVSARGFAIGYFGSSLLLIICLVGIMVFKYEEKEVNGIIVSSGFFKVKYSFLLTGLWWLGFAQYTFRVLPNKAQDETVHNKKRLFSKGFTELGNVFKQLKSIPSLKRFLSAYFFYNMGVQTIMVVAVLFARNEIFWGEGEAGEKAKTTSLIVSILIIQFVGIAGSFIFSGISRKIGNIKSLMIAVLIWVFICVFTYQFAYFPIHFYVVAFLVGFVMGGIQALSRSTYSKLLPATDDHASFFSFYDVMEKLGMIIGTVTFGLISEMVGGMRPSILSLIAYFVVGLAILFTMRKLSIKGE, encoded by the coding sequence ATGAATTTGATAGAAAAAGATAATCCAAAAATAATTCGCGCCTGGACTTTTTATGATTGGGCAAACTCTGTTTTTCCATTGGTAATTACATCAGCCATTTTTCCTAACTTTTACGATTATGTGACCACCCATAGGGGAAAAGAATTTATTGGTCATACAGTTACTTTTTTTGGAAAACAAGTAGAGAATACGACCATCTACTCTTTTGTTTATGCCTTCGCGCTTTCAATTGTTGTGCTTATTGCGCCTATTTTAAGTGGCATTGCCGATTACCTGGGCAACAAAAAACGCTTCCTGCAATTCTTTTGTTATCTCGGCGCAATCTCCTGTATGTGTTTGTTTTTCTTTTCGCTCGAGCATCTTGAATTAAGTTTTGTTCCTTTTATTACAGCTACTATTGGTTTTTGGGGAAGCTTGGTTTATTATAATTCTTACTTACCGGAAATTGCCAGCGTCGAAAACCAGGATAAGGTTAGCGCCCGTGGCTTCGCAATAGGCTATTTCGGAAGCTCTCTTCTTTTGATTATTTGTTTAGTTGGAATAATGGTTTTTAAATACGAAGAAAAAGAAGTGAATGGTATTATCGTGAGCTCAGGTTTTTTCAAGGTCAAGTATTCCTTTCTTCTTACCGGTCTTTGGTGGCTAGGCTTTGCGCAATATACCTTCAGAGTGCTGCCAAATAAAGCGCAGGATGAAACTGTGCATAACAAAAAGAGATTGTTCTCAAAAGGTTTTACAGAATTAGGGAACGTTTTTAAGCAGTTGAAGTCCATTCCAAGCTTAAAGAGATTTCTCTCTGCTTATTTCTTTTATAACATGGGAGTTCAAACGATCATGGTGGTAGCTGTTTTATTTGCCAGGAATGAAATTTTCTGGGGCGAAGGAGAAGCTGGAGAAAAAGCAAAAACGACGTCTCTTATTGTTAGCATTCTCATTATTCAATTTGTAGGCATTGCAGGATCCTTTATATTTTCGGGAATTTCGAGAAAAATCGGAAACATTAAGTCGCTAATGATCGCTGTACTCATTTGGGTTTTTATCTGCGTTTTCACTTACCAGTTCGCCTACTTTCCGATTCATTTTTATGTGGTGGCATTTTTAGTAGGCTTTGTAATGGGTGGAATTCAGGCACTCTCAAGAAGTACTTACTCCAAACTCCTTCCTGCTACTGATGACCATGCCAGCTTCTTCAGTTTTTACGACGTGATGGAAAAGTTAGGGATGATTATTGGAACTGTAACCTTCGGACTTATAAGCGAAATGGTTGGAGGAATGCGTCCTTCGATACTTTCACTAATTGCTTATTTTGTTGTTGGACTCGCTATTCTCTTTACCATGAGAAAGCTCAGCATTAAAGGTGAATAG
- a CDS encoding ATPase has translation MLRSGFLFFFLLLAKFLSAQILVSDSPQKSPVVNLNNGISYLEDKEGTLTFDEVKSSSAFLPVKTKVPNFGITRSAYWLRILIKNTTHKEVYRLQISQPALDEIDFYQKNKNGNFEVTKAGESLPFGAREFFDPNYIYRLRLDTLATNEIFMRVKSRDNLQVPLLIDSQEHIFETSKIRDYILGLFAGIMLVMFLYNTFLYVTVRDKTYLYYIIYLAMVILVQTSIQGYTFQYLWPNISLIAQWSQFTFSPLSGITSAYFMRVFLNTAFYTPRLDKGFIYFTIAYGVAFAFAVFGRFDISFNMITACASALSMYMMIVAISVFRKGYKPASYFLMAWSLFLFGVTVYAMTNFGILPINNFTFYMMPFGAAAEVVLLSLALADRINILKKEKEESQAEALRISQENQQLIKEQNILLEQKVHERTLELEETNEELNVTLTYLKDTQTQLVNAEKMASLGQLTAGIAHEINNPINFVSANLKPLKTDISEIFEMVDKYETINPQTELIEKLKEIDAFKKKIDLTYLKHEIGTLLTGIEDGARRTAEIVSGLKNFSRLDESDIKEANINEGIESTLVLLRSSILKNIEVVTNLGVLPNIECFPGKLNQVFMNVLSNALYAMNKKDASSKNKLTITTFEKNDHVYIIFEDTGIGMNQEVKEKVFEPFFTTKDVGEGTGLGMSIVFKIVESHHAKMEIESEPGKGTKITLILNKKIG, from the coding sequence ATGCTTCGCTCAGGATTTTTGTTTTTCTTCTTACTGCTTGCAAAATTTTTATCTGCACAAATTTTGGTATCCGATTCGCCGCAAAAATCACCGGTAGTCAACCTTAATAATGGCATTTCTTACCTCGAAGACAAAGAAGGAACGTTAACCTTTGATGAAGTTAAATCATCTTCGGCTTTTTTACCTGTTAAAACTAAGGTTCCTAATTTTGGAATAACACGCTCAGCCTACTGGCTCAGGATTCTGATCAAAAACACAACACACAAAGAAGTATACCGATTGCAGATTTCTCAGCCCGCTCTGGATGAAATCGATTTTTACCAAAAAAATAAAAATGGAAATTTTGAAGTTACAAAAGCTGGCGAATCCCTTCCTTTTGGTGCCCGCGAGTTTTTTGATCCTAATTACATTTATCGCCTTCGATTAGATACTCTCGCTACAAATGAAATTTTTATGCGTGTAAAGTCTCGCGACAACTTACAGGTACCCTTACTGATCGATAGCCAGGAGCACATTTTCGAAACCAGCAAGATCAGAGATTATATCCTGGGCTTGTTCGCAGGTATTATGCTGGTAATGTTTTTATACAATACTTTCCTGTATGTAACAGTTCGTGATAAAACTTATCTGTATTACATCATTTATCTGGCCATGGTTATTCTCGTGCAAACAAGCATACAGGGGTATACTTTTCAGTATCTGTGGCCAAATATATCGCTTATAGCACAGTGGAGTCAGTTTACTTTTTCACCTCTCTCAGGAATCACAAGTGCTTATTTCATGAGAGTGTTTCTAAATACGGCTTTCTACACCCCCCGGCTGGACAAAGGATTTATTTATTTTACCATAGCCTACGGGGTTGCATTCGCATTTGCAGTATTCGGAAGATTCGACATCAGCTTCAATATGATCACCGCGTGTGCATCTGCACTTTCTATGTACATGATGATTGTTGCTATTTCTGTATTTAGAAAAGGATACAAGCCTGCAAGTTATTTTTTAATGGCATGGTCGTTATTTTTATTTGGTGTCACCGTTTATGCCATGACTAATTTTGGAATCTTGCCAATAAACAATTTTACATTTTATATGATGCCTTTTGGAGCCGCAGCTGAGGTTGTCTTACTTTCCCTTGCTCTTGCCGACCGTATTAATATTCTTAAAAAAGAAAAAGAAGAGTCGCAGGCCGAAGCTCTAAGAATTTCGCAGGAAAATCAACAATTGATTAAAGAACAAAATATTCTCTTGGAACAAAAAGTACACGAGCGTACTTTAGAATTGGAAGAAACTAACGAAGAGTTAAACGTAACGCTAACATATTTAAAAGATACTCAAACACAACTAGTAAATGCAGAGAAGATGGCTTCCTTAGGACAGCTTACTGCGGGTATTGCACACGAAATAAACAATCCTATTAATTTTGTAAGCGCAAACTTAAAGCCGCTTAAAACCGATATTTCGGAGATTTTTGAAATGGTGGATAAATATGAAACCATTAACCCTCAAACTGAACTTATTGAAAAACTTAAGGAGATTGATGCCTTTAAAAAGAAAATTGATCTCACATACCTTAAGCATGAAATTGGTACTCTGCTAACCGGGATTGAGGATGGTGCAAGAAGAACAGCAGAAATTGTCTCTGGTTTAAAAAACTTTTCTCGTCTCGACGAAAGCGACATTAAAGAAGCTAACATTAACGAGGGAATTGAATCTACGCTTGTTTTATTAAGAAGCTCCATTCTGAAAAATATCGAAGTGGTTACAAATCTTGGTGTCCTTCCAAATATTGAGTGTTTCCCGGGAAAACTTAACCAGGTATTTATGAATGTTCTAAGCAACGCTTTGTATGCTATGAATAAAAAAGATGCTTCATCAAAAAATAAACTAACTATCACTACTTTTGAAAAGAACGATCATGTTTATATTATTTTTGAAGATACAGGCATTGGAATGAACCAGGAAGTAAAAGAAAAGGTATTTGAACCTTTCTTTACCACTAAAGATGTGGGAGAGGGCACCGGACTTGGAATGTCAATCGTATTTAAGATAGTGGAAAGTCACCACGCAAAAATGGAAATAGAATCGGAACCCGGAAAGGGAACAAAAATTACCTTAATTCTCAATAAAAAAATAGGTTAG
- the msrB gene encoding peptide-methionine (R)-S-oxide reductase, whose amino-acid sequence MENKLTKTDAEWKKILTPEQYHILREKGTERPGTGEYNTFSQKGIYVCAACNTELFTSDQKFDSHCGWPSFDNNILGGDRVKQVKDFSHGMIRTEIVCANCGGHLGHIFDDGPTATGQRYCVNSVSIKFIPEDQVKK is encoded by the coding sequence ATGGAAAACAAGCTGACAAAAACAGATGCGGAATGGAAAAAAATCCTGACACCTGAACAATATCATATTTTACGTGAAAAGGGGACTGAACGTCCGGGAACTGGAGAATACAATACTTTCTCACAGAAAGGCATTTATGTATGTGCAGCCTGCAACACAGAATTATTTACAAGTGATCAGAAATTTGATAGTCACTGTGGCTGGCCAAGTTTTGATAATAATATTTTAGGCGGCGATCGCGTGAAACAAGTGAAAGATTTTTCACATGGCATGATTAGAACGGAGATTGTTTGTGCTAATTGCGGGGGGCATCTTGGGCATATCTTTGACGATGGTCCTACCGCCACAGGACAGCGTTATTGCGTTAACAGCGTGAGTATTAAATTTATTCCTGAAGATCAGGTTAAAAAATAA